In a single window of the Rattus norvegicus strain BN/NHsdMcwi chromosome 6, GRCr8, whole genome shotgun sequence genome:
- the Supt7l gene encoding STAGA complex 65 subunit gamma: MLRYWGEIPIPSGQTNRSSFDLLPREFRLVEVHDPPLHQPSANKPKPPTMLDIPSEPCSLTIHTIQLIQHNRRLRSLIATAQTQSQQQSEGVKAEESEPLPSCPGSPPLPDDLQPLDCKNPNAPFQIRHSDPESDFYRGKGEPVTELSWHSCRQLLYQAVATILAHAGFECANESVLETLTDVAHEYCLKFTKLLRFAVDREALLGQTPFPDVMEQVFHEVGIGSVLSLQKFWQHRIKDYHTYMLQISKQLSEEYERIVNPEKATEDTKPVKIKEEPVSDITFPVSEELEADLASGDQSLPIGVLGAQSERFPSNLEVEASPQASSAEVNASPLWNLAHVKMEPQESEEGNVSAHGVLGSDVFEEPMSGMSEAGIPQSPEDSDSSYGSHSTDSLMGSSPVFNQRCKKRMRKI, encoded by the exons ATGCTGAGGTACTGGGGAGAGATCCCAATACCATCAGGACAGACCAACAGAAGTTCCTTTGATCTGCTGCCTCGGGAGTTCCGTCTGGTGGAAGTCCATGACCCACCCCTGCACCAGCCCTCAGCCAACAAGCCGAAGCCCCCCACGATGCTGGACATCCCCTCAGAGCCCTGCAGCCTCACCATCCATACCATCCAGCTGATCCAGCACAACCGACGTCTGCGCAGCCTTATTGCCACAGCTCAGACCCAGAGTCAGCAGCAGAGCGAGGGTGTAAAGGCTGAAGAGAGTGAACCGCTTCCCTCCTGCCCGGGCTCACCTCCTCTCCCTGATGACCTCCAGCCTTTAGATTGTAAAAATCCCAATGCGCCATTTCAGATCCGGCACAGTGACCCAGAGAGTGACTTTTACCG TGGGAAAGGAGAGCCGGTAACCGAGCTGAGCTGGCACTCCTGTCGGCAGCTCCTCTACCAAGCAGTCGCCACGATCCTGGCCCACGCAGGCTTCGAGTGTGCTAATGAAAGTGTCCTGGAGACCCTGACTGACGTAGCACATGAGTACTGCCTCAAGTTCACCAAGCTGCTGCGCTTTGCGGTCGATCGGGAGGCCCTGCTGGGACAGACGCCTTTCCCTGATGTAATGGAACAGGTGTTCCATGAAGTGGGGATTGGCAGCGTGCTCTCCCTCCAGAAGTTCTGGCAGCACCGCATCAAGGACTATCACACTTACATGCTACAG ATTAGTAAGCAGCTCTCTGAAGAATACGAAAGGATCGTGAATCCCGAGAAGGCCACAGAAGACACTAAGCCTGTGAAGATCAAGGAGGAGCCCGTGAGTGACATCACGTTTCCTGTCAGCGAGGAGCTGGAGGCTGACCTTGCTTCCGGAGACCAGTCCTTACCCATCGGGGTCCTCGGGGCTCAGAGCGAGCGCTTCCCATCCAACCTGGAGGTGGAGGCTTCGCCACAGGCTTCAA GTGCAGAGGTAAATGCTTCTCCTCTCTGGAACCTGGCTCATGTGAAAATGGAGCCTCAAGAAAGTGAAGAAGGCAATGTGTCTGCACATGGCGTGCTGGGCAGTGATGTCTTTGAGGAACCAATGTCAGGCATGAGTGAAGCTGGAATCCCTCAGAGCCCTGAGGACTCAGACAGCAGCTATGGTTCCCACTCCACTGATAGCCTCATGGGGTCATCCCCTGTTTTCAATCAGCGCTgcaagaagaggatgaggaagatttAA
- the Gpn1 gene encoding GPN-loop GTPase 1, whose translation MAAPAAPAEPQASGAPELPVCLLVLGMAGSGKTTFVQRLTGHLHNKGCPPYVINLDPAVHEVPFPANIDIRDTVKYKEVMKQYGLGPNGGIVTSLNLFATRFDQVMKFIEKAQNTFRYVLIDTPGQIEVFTWSASGTIITEALASSFPTVVIYVMDTSRSTNPVTFMSNMLYACSILYKTKLPFIVVMNKTDIIDHSFAVEWMQDFEAFQDALNQETTYVSNLTRSMSLVLDEFYSSLRVVGVSAVVGTGFDELCAQVTSAAEEYEREYRPEYERLKKSLASAQSNEQKEQLERLRKDMGSIALDPGASTDGASPVLDPSDLILTRGTLDEEDEEADSDTDDIDHRVTEESREEPAFQNFMQESIAQHWKRNK comes from the exons ATGGCGGCGCCCGCGGCTCCTGCCGAGCCCCAGGCTTCCGGGGCTCCGGAGCTCCCCGTGTGTCTGTTGGTGTTGGGAATGGCGGGATCCGGGAAAACTACCTTTGTACAG AGGCTCACAGGACACCTGCACAACAAAGGCTGTCCACCATATGTAATCAATCTGGACCCGGCTGTGCATGAAGTCCCTTTTCCCGCCAATATTG aTATTCGAGACACAGTGAAGTACAAAGAAGTCATGAAGCA ATATGGACTTGGGCCAAACGGCGGCATAGTGACCTCCCTCAACCTCTTCGCTACCAGGTTTGATCAG GTGATGAAATTTATTGAGAAGGCCCAGAACACATTCAG ATATGTCTTGATTGACACACCCGGACAGATTGAAGTATTTACCTGGTCAGCTTCGGGGACAATCATCACTGAGGCCCTG GCATCCTCCTTTCCAACAGTGGTCATCTATGTCATGGACACGTCTCGGAGCACTAACCCAGTGACCTTCATGTCCAATATGCTTTATGCATGCAG caTCTTGTACAAAACCAAGCTGCCTTTCATTGTGGTCATGAACAAA ACGGACATCATTGACCACAGCTTTGCAGTCGAGTGGATGCAGGATTTTGAGGCTTTCCAGGATGCCTTGAACCAAGAGACGACCTACGTCAGTAACCTGACTCGTTCCATGAGCCTGGTGTTAGATGAGTTCTACAGCTCACTCAGG GTGGTGGGTGTCTCTGCTGTGGTGGGCACCGGCTTCGATGAACTCTGTGCTCAGGTCACCAGTGCTGCAGAGGAGTACGAaag GGAATATCGTCCTGAATATGAGCGTCTGAAGAAATCACTG GCCAGTGCCCAGAGTAATGAGCAGAAGGAGCAACTAGAGCGTCTTCGGAAGGACATGGGCTCCATAGCCCTGGACCCAGGGGCCAGCACAG ACGGTGCATCTCCTGTGCTGGACCCTTCTGACTTGATCCTGACTCGAGGAACCttggatgaggaggatgaggaagccGACAGTGACACTGACGACATTGATCACCGAG TTACAGAGGAAAGCCGTGAAGAGCCAGCGTTCCAGAACTTCATGCAGGAATCAATCGCACAGCACTGGAAGAGAAACAAGTAG